From the genome of Scytonema hofmannii PCC 7110, one region includes:
- a CDS encoding IS1634 family transposase: MFPISDAKIKNIDHLGIVAGLIDEIGIVEIINSKLGIDTREKISAGILVKAILINGLGFVSRPLYLFSQFFEDKGIEILLGSEVKKDYMNDDKLGRVMDKLYKYGLNNLFIEIGLSVIKKFQINTKYSHLDATSFHLHGEYKSGENQEKEEVSRERPIIVTKGYSRDHRPDLKQCILDLITSSDGDIPLLMRAGDGNEADKAVFGKILVEFKKQIDFESIMVCDSALYSQENLQLIEHLKWISRVPMTIKKAQGLVKFVEIEEISPEERDKRAALNLEGYKWKEEIVNYGGIKQIWLIVESQNRKISDLEKLEKKLKKEKEKVEKQLKAFKKEDFETPEQARYRLKAINKKLKLFEIKDVQIFESQSKENQTIYKISGVIHEKIEEIEIQRKEAGRFILATNLVDENKLEPEEILRNYKNQQSCERGFRFLKDPLFFVDSFFVENPERIETMLFLMSLCLLVYNLGQRQLRNSLKRVKMGIKNQLGKLTFSPTLRWVFQCFQGIHILILNGVSQIVNLTEERHFILNNLPSSCQKYYLLS, translated from the coding sequence ATGTTCCCAATCTCAGATGCGAAAATTAAGAATATCGACCACTTAGGAATAGTAGCTGGGCTGATTGACGAAATAGGAATAGTTGAAATAATAAATTCTAAATTAGGAATAGACACCCGAGAGAAGATTTCAGCGGGAATATTGGTGAAAGCAATTTTAATCAATGGATTAGGATTTGTATCAAGACCTTTATATTTATTTAGCCAGTTTTTTGAAGATAAAGGAATCGAAATATTATTGGGTTCAGAGGTAAAAAAAGATTATATGAATGACGATAAACTGGGAAGAGTCATGGATAAATTATATAAATATGGATTGAATAATCTGTTTATAGAAATTGGATTATCAGTGATTAAAAAATTTCAGATAAATACAAAATATTCACATCTGGATGCGACATCATTTCATCTACATGGAGAATATAAAAGTGGAGAAAATCAGGAAAAAGAAGAAGTAAGCAGAGAAAGACCAATAATTGTAACCAAAGGATATTCTCGTGACCATAGACCAGATTTGAAACAATGTATTTTAGATTTAATTACGAGTAGTGATGGAGATATACCATTATTAATGAGAGCGGGAGATGGTAATGAAGCGGATAAAGCCGTATTTGGAAAAATTTTAGTAGAGTTTAAAAAGCAAATAGATTTTGAAAGTATTATGGTCTGCGATAGCGCATTATATAGTCAAGAAAATCTCCAATTAATTGAACATCTAAAATGGATAAGTAGAGTACCGATGACAATTAAAAAAGCACAGGGATTAGTGAAGTTTGTAGAAATAGAAGAGATAAGTCCAGAAGAAAGAGATAAAAGAGCAGCCCTAAACTTAGAAGGATATAAATGGAAAGAAGAAATAGTAAATTATGGTGGAATTAAACAAATATGGCTAATAGTAGAAAGTCAAAACAGAAAAATTAGTGATTTAGAAAAGCTAGAGAAAAAGCTAAAAAAAGAAAAAGAAAAAGTTGAAAAGCAGTTGAAAGCATTCAAAAAAGAAGATTTTGAAACACCGGAGCAAGCCAGATACAGACTAAAAGCCATTAATAAGAAATTGAAACTATTTGAAATTAAAGATGTTCAAATTTTTGAAAGTCAATCAAAAGAGAATCAGACTATTTATAAAATATCAGGAGTCATTCATGAAAAAATAGAAGAGATAGAAATCCAAAGAAAAGAAGCAGGAAGGTTTATTTTAGCAACTAATTTAGTAGACGAGAATAAGTTAGAGCCAGAAGAAATTCTGAGAAATTATAAAAATCAACAATCATGTGAACGAGGATTTAGATTTCTGAAAGACCCATTATTTTTTGTTGATAGTTTTTTTGTAGAAAATCCTGAAAGAATAGAGACGATGTTATTTTTAATGTCTCTGTGTTTATTAGTTTATAATCTCGGTCAAAGGCAACTAAGAAACAGCTTAAAAAGAGTCAAGATGGGAATCAAAAATCAATTAGGAAAATTAACTTTTAGTCCTACATTAAGGTGGGTATTTCAATGTTTTCAAGGAATTCATATTTTAATTTTAAACGGTGTTAGTCAAATAGTTAATTTAACAGAAGAGCGTCATTTTATTTTGAATAATCTGCCATCATCTTGTCAAAAATATTATTTGCTTTCTTAA